The Mycolicibacterium aurum genome segment ATTCGGCGCCCAGCCGCCGGCGGATGCGCGCGACGTGATGCTCGACCGTCTTCGCTGAGATGAACAGTTGCGCACCGATGTCGCGGTAGGGCATGCCCTGCAGCAGCAGCTCGGCGACCTCGCGTTCCCGGTCGGACAGCTGCGTCGACGCGGGCCGTGCCGGAAGCCCCCGCGCCGGAGCGACCGCAGCCTCCTCGGCCGGCGCGGTGGCGATCGGCTCTGGACTCGTGACCGCCTGCTTGAGGTCGCGAGCGAGCTGCAGCATGGCCTGGGACGCCCGCGGATCCGTGGTCTGCAGGGCGGCCTGGCCCGCCAGGCGGGTGGCGTCCCAGGTGTGGCCGTGCTGGGCCAGCGTGCGCGCAGCGGCGGTGACCTCAGTGACGTCGACGTGGTTGGCCAGCACCCGCAACCAGGCACGACCGGCGCCCGCGAGGGCCTTGGCGAAGGGCGACTGCGCCGCGGCCGCCGTCAATGCCTGACCGTGTGGAGCGACGGCATCCGGGGAGTTGGCGAGGATGCCCGCGTGCACCCCCGCCCAGTGCAACGGCACCGACCAGAGCGCCGGGTCACCAAGCGTGGCGAGCTGCGCGAACGCCTCGTCGACAGCGTGCCTGACCTGATCGACCTTGTGCATACGGGCTGCGGCGACCCACAGCTCACCGAGTGGGAGAAGGGCGAACACGTCCGCCGAACACTCGGCAAGCACCTCCATCGCCGAATACCAATGGTTCTGCATGGCGCCGCTGTCGCCACTGCGCCGCGCGATCGCCGTGTGCAGAGCAGCGGCCCACAGCGCGTCGCGACGATGCAGCGACGCGAATGAGTCTGCCGGAACCGCCGCCGCGGCGGCCGCCAACTGCCCGTCCTGCATCTGCGCCCAACCCAGCAGCAGCCGATGGCGCGACGTGACGAAGATCGCATCGGAGAGGTCAGGCCGGCCGTCGGTGTGGACGGCTCGGCCGATCACGCTTCTGGCCCGAACCGGGTCGCCGCCGTGCAATGCGGCCAGCGTCACCAACGCCGCCGGAGTGTCCGGCAGAACGCCGGCGTGGCCGCCATCGGCGTTGATCGCCTGCCCGAGACGCGCCACGGCCGCGGGGTAGGACTGGTCGAGCGTCATCACCAGGCCTTCGGTGATGCTGCGAGCCGCGCGCGCGACGGAGGTGGGCGGACCGGCGGGCCGCTCGTGGGCGGTCGCCCTGGCTGCGGCTGCGTCGCCGACGGCCACGGCTGCGATCGTCGCGGCGGCGGCAACGATGGCGTCCGGGGCCGGGCCGAGCCAGCGGAACAGATCGGCGGCCTGCGCGGCGCTGCCGTCGTGCATCGCCACGCTCGCGGCGACCCGGACAGCAGCGGCACGCTCGGCGGGTTCCTGTGACGTCAGCAGGTCGTCGGCGAGACGGCCCGCGGTCGCGCAGTCACCGGTCAGCGCGAGCGCGTCGGCCAGCCGGCCGCTCAGCCCGTCGGCGAGCCGCCCGTGTAGCGACATGGCACCGGCGTCGGCGGCGGCGCGGTACAGCCGCGCGGCCCGGGCCGGGTGGCCGTCGCTGTGGGCCGCGAGATCGGTCAGCGCGGAGGCGAGCCGTTCGTCGCGCAAGCCGTGCTCGGCCATCCGCAGCGCCAGGTCGGCAGTCAGCGTCGACAGCTCGAGCTGTGAGCCCAGCACTGACACCTCGATGTCGTGATGTCTTGCGGCACCGACGATCTGGGAAATGGCGTCGTGGACAGCGCGCAGGAAGTTCTGATGGTGCGATGGCTCGACCAGACCGCTGGCGCGTGCTCTGTCGACGGCTGCCAACGCCGACTGCGACGGCATACCCAGCGCGGCAGCGACATCGTCGGGACCGAGACCCGAACCGAGCGACGAGATGAGCAGGGTGTCCAGCAGCGTCTCGTCGAGCCGGCGGAGTCGTTCGATCAACCCGATGCGGGCCGCCTGCCGAACCGCGACCGGACCCTCGTCGAGAGCCGGCAGCGCGGCGCGGAGAAGGAACGGGATGGCCCCCGTGGCAGCGATCAGGAGCCGGACGAGCTCCGGTGACGGCGGTGTGCCGAGTACCGCCGTGGCGGCGCGACTGACCTCCACCGCGGGCAGCGGGCCCAGTGCGACCGCGGGGTTCTCGCGCTCGAGCGCTGCTGCCACACCGCGCAGGGCGGTGCGGTGCACCAGGGGTGCGGCGGAGATGACCACGGTCGAATCCGGTTGTGCCACAAGCTCGGCGAGCCGGTCGAGGTCGGCATCGTCGAGGAGGTCGGCGTCATCGATGACGACGGCGGCGTCGGGGGCCGCCCCGGGCCGGGACAGCACAGGGCGACCGGAGGACCGCAAGGACTCGCGTACCGCCGCCAGCACAGCCGATTTACCGGTGCCGATGCCGCCGGTCACCAGCAATTTGGTCGGCGCTGCCGGATCCGCGTCGACGAGCGCGATGGCCTCGCGGGCGGCCGGCAGCAGATCCGTCGGCCGGTGCGGTGCCGTACCCGTCATCGCCGAAGGTCAGGCGCCGTCGTCGGGGATGACCGTCGTGACGATCGGATCCGGCGGGTCGACCGTGGTGGGCGGAGGTGCGGCGGTCGTGGTCGGTGGCGCGACGGTGGTCGTCGGCGGCGGAGCCGTCGTCGTGGGCTGCGTGGTGGTGGTGCGCGTGGTGGTGGTCGTGGGCTGCGTCGTGGTGGTGGTCGTCGTCGTGGTCGTGGTGGTGCTCGAGGTGGTGGTCGGCGACGTCGTGGTGGTGGTCGTCGACGACGGCGGGGGAGGCGGTGGCGGCTGGCTGACCGTGGTGGTGGCGACGCCGTCCGGTCCGACGGTCACCGTCGTGACAGGCGGGGGCAACTCCGCCGGGGCCGCCTCCGACGGAGTGGTGGAGGCGGTCTCGGTGACGGTCGTCGATTCCCCATCTGAACTGGTCAGTGTGATGGCGAGGCCACCGACGGCGAGCAGTGCCGCCGCGGCTGCCAGGCCGAACAGCAGGGGAGGGCGCTTGTACCAGGGCAGCGGTGCCAGGTCGTCCTGATAGTCGTCGCCGTCCGGGGTGAAGCCGATCGGGGGACGAGCCGCCGTCGAACTCGCGTCGTACGCCGGTGCGGCCGTGTAATCGGCGCCCGTATAGGGCAGGGGATCGCCTGCGGAGTCGTCATCCTGCGACCAGGCCAGCGCGCCGCCCGCCGCCGCACCAGCCGCTGCCGCACCGGCGGCCGGGCCCAGCGCGGTCGGGGCGTCCGCGGCCGGACCCATCGCCGTCGGGGTGTCGGCGGCGGGGGACAGACCGGTCGGCGCGTCGGCGGCGACCGCCATCCCTGTCGGAGCGTCGTTGTCGAGGCCCTGGTTGGCGATCAGCGCGGCGCCCGCGGCGATGTTGAGTTGAGACTGCGGTGTGGTCACCACGGGCGCGCGGAGTTGTTCCGACAGCCGCTGGGTCACCATCGGGATCGCGGCACCGCCGCCGACCGTGGCCACCGCTGAAATGCTTTCAACGGCAATTGCATTGCGCTGCAACGTATCCCTGATGGCAGACAGCAGACCGTCGAGTTGGCCCGAGATCAGCTGTTCGAGTTCGGGGCGGGTCACCCGGACATCGGAGCGATACCCGGGAAGGTCCACCGGAACCACCGCCGCGGTCTCGGCCGAGAGGCGCTCCTTGGCGGCCCGGCACTGGTCGCGAAGCTGCATCAGCGGACCCACCGCCGCGGTGCCCGAGGTGTCGGCGTCGTTGGTGTCGGCGACGCCGGCCAGCACGTGGTCGAGCAGTGCCTGATCGATCCCGTCACCGGAGAAGTCCGGGTAGCGGAGCGTCTGCCCGATCTCGTTGAGGGCGCCGCCTGCATCGGCCATCGAGACGGACGTTCCGCTGGCGCCGAGATCGACCAGGACGACCACACCGGCGGCGGGTAGCCCCGGCGCGGTCCGCAGTGCGGCGAGCGCGGCGGTCGAGTCGGGAATCAGCGTGGCGGGCACGCCGTTCGGTGCCAGGATCTGCTGGTTGCGCAGTGCGCCGCGCAGTGCGCCCAACGTTCCGGGGCCCCAGTGCGCGGGCACGGCGACAGCGACCGGCGATCCGCCGTCGACCAGGCGGGCCATCGCGGCGAGCGCTTCGGCGAGCACCTGCTCGCCCCGGTGTGCGGTGCCGTCGGCGGCGACGAGGGGGACAGGGTCGCCGACGCGGTCGACGAAGCCGCTCAGCACCACCCCGGGCTCGGGGCGGCCGGGCAGTTCTGCGGGTGCGCCGACCTGTGGTGCCTGGCCGGTGAAGAGATTGAGAATGGATCTGCGTGTCACGGGTGGGCGGCCAACGCGGGCCGCCACGAGGTTGGTCGTCCCGATCGACAACCCCAGTGGCTCGGTCATGGCGGCGTCTCTCCTGTCTGGACCGTGCACCACCTTAGCGGCTCGTCCCCGGCTACCGGCGGACGTCCCCCTAGTGTGGCGAATCCCCTACACCGGCATCCCCTAACGGCCGTGGCCACCGCTCGGGGTGCACACCGATCCCGAAGCCCGTCTGTCCGAATAGCATCGTGGGCACAGAGCGGAGGCACGGTGCCGAGCGCCGCACGCGCTCGATCAGACAGCGACGGACAGAGGAGGTGACGCCATGGCGAACCCGCTTCTCGATTTCGTGATGTCGTTGGTGCGGGATCCCGACGCCGCCGCCCGGTACGCCCAGGATCCGGCGGGCGCCATCGCCGACGCCCAGTTGACGGACGTGACCAGCGCAGACGTGCAGAACCTGATACCGGTGGTGGCCGAGTCGCTGTCGATGTCGTCCATGTCCTCGTCGATGTCGTCGTCTATCGCCGCCCCGGCGCAGCACTGGGACGACCTGGTGCCCGACCCGGTGAGCAACGTGTGGGCCAGCGGCGCCGCCACTGCCGCCTTCGATGCGTTCGACGACCAGCTGCCCCAGCGTGGCGTCATCGTCGACGACCCCTCGGTCCCGGGGATCGTCGACGATGTCGATCCCGGTTTCGAGGTGCTGACGGACGTCGATCCGCTCGACACCGCGACGTCGCTGCAGGTCGAAGCGCCGGTGATCGATGACATACTGACGGCGGAGGCTGGTCTCGACGACGACTGGGCGCAGCCGATCGCCCCGGCGGAGACCAGTGATCACGGTCCGAGCTTCGACATCTTCGACTGAGTCGAGTCGGCGCCCACCCACGGACGTACGCCCCGCGCGGATCTTGCGATCCGCGCGGGGCTTTTTTGGTGCTTGAGCTGCAGAAACAGTGCTGGGGTCGGCACGAAGCCCGATACCCCCTAGATATCCCCTAATCCCCTAGTGTCGGCACCCCACTATCCCTAGGTGGGGGCGCTGGGGATTGGGCCTCTGCCCCGTTTTCGGCGGGTTCGGCAGTCCATAACGTGGTGTCCAGATCGCCGGGAGGTCCGGCGAACGACCACAAGACCAGAAGACCCTGAAACCTGGAAAGGCACTCCCATGACGACACTCATCGATTTCATCCTCGACCTGTTCCGCAGCCCGGCCTCCGCGTCGTCCTTCGTCGTCGACCCCGACGGTGCCCTGCGCGATGCCGGCCTGCCCAACGTGACCGCCGCCCAGTTGGCGTCGGTGGCCGCCACGGCCGCTCCGGCCGGCTACGCGCTCGGCGGCGGCGACCCGGTCGTCGGTCTGCAGCGTGCGGTCGCCGACCATCATCAGCTGGCGTCGAACTTCGCGTCGCCGTTCTCGCCGCAGACCTCGTACGCGCCGAGCTTCGCGCCGGAGACCAACACCGACCTGCTCAGCGGCAACAACCTGCCGATCGCCAGCCCGGACCAGGCGGCCGGCGCCAACGCCCAGAACGGTGCGTTCAACCTGGGCTTCGGCGACATCACCTTCGGCGACAAGAGCACCAACACCGCCACCAACGGTGGCGTGGTGGTCGACGGTGACAACGACGGCGACATCGTCAGCGGTGACGGAGCCGTGCTCGGGGATGGCAACACCATGAACAACGGCGACATCCTCGCGGGTAGCGGCTCCAACGTCGTCGTCGGGAAAGACAACGAGGTCGAGGACAACTCGAAGACCGCCGGTGGCGACCTGATCACCGACAACGACGCCCCCGTGCTCAACGACGTCGACACCAGCGGTGGCAACGGCGGTGGCGCCGACGGCGGCGGCAGCCTGATCGGCATCGGGTCCGGCAACGCGGCCGGCGGATCCGGAGGCAACGGCGGCGGCATCATCATCACCGACAACGACGTCAACACCGGCACCCAGATCGACGGCAACGTCGGCAGCGACAACACCGAGGACAACTCGGTGAACACCTCGGTGCAGACCGACATTGCCACCTCGACCGAGAGCTCGATCGAGGACAACTCCTCAAGCTACGAGTCCAACATCGGTTCGGGTAACGAGACCGCGATCGGCTCGGGCAACGAGACGAGCACGGATCTGTTCTCGGGCAACGTCACCGGCATCGAGACCGATATCGCCTCCGACAACACCACCGACACCGAGCTCGACGCGTTCTGATCTGCATGACCGCCGACCACTGGCGGGGACCGCAATGGTCCCCGCCAGTGTGCGCGCCTACCGTTGACTCACCACGACAGACCCAGGGGCACCATGTCGCAACCGAACGACCCCAAGAAGGTCGTCCTCGAGCTCATCGACCACACGAGCACGATCGCCGAAACACAGCAGCGCGGCGATCTGGTGGAACGGCTCGCCCGGGCCCGCCGCCGCGTCGGTGACCCGCAGATTCGGGTGGTGATCGCAGGGCAGCTCAAGCAGGGCAAGAGCCAGCTGCTCAACTCGCTGCTGAACATGCCGGTCGCGCGCGTCGGCGACGACGAATCGACGGTGCTGGCGACCGTGGTGTCCCACGGCGAACAGGCCTCGGCGCGGCTGGTGGTGGCCCGAGGCGACGGTGACGAGCCCGAGCTGATCGAGATCCCCACCGCGGAGCTGCGCAACGATCTGCGCCGGGCGCCACAGGCCGGTGGCCGCGAGGTACTGCGCGTCGAGGTGACCGCACCCAGCCCGCTGCTCAAGGGCGGTCTCGCGTTCATCGACACGCCCGGCGTCGGCGGACACGGCCAGCCGCACCTGTCGGCGACGCTGGGCCTGCTGCCCGACGCGGACGCCATGCTGATGATCAGCGACACCAGCCAGGAGTTCACCGAACCCGAGATGACGTTCATGCGGCAGGCGGTGGAGGTCTGCCCCGTCGCGGTGATCGTCGCGACGAAGACCGATCTGTACCCGCACTGGCGCCAGATCGTGGACGCGAACGCCGCCCATCTGCGCCGTGCCGGCATCACCACACCCGTGATCCCGGCGTCGTCGACGCTGCGCAGCCATGCGGTGGCGCTCAACGACAAGGAACTCAACGAGGAGTCGAACTTCCCGGCGATCGTGAAGTTCCTGTCCGACGACGTGCTCGCGCGCCAGCAGCACCGGGTGCGTCAGCAGGTCGTCGGCGAGGTCCGCGCGGCGGCCGAGCATCTCAAGCTGGCGGTCGAGTCGGGGCTGTCGTCGCTCAACGACCCGCACGCCCGGGAGCGGTTGACCGCCGACCTCGAACGCCGCAAACAGGAGGCCCAGGACGCACTGCAACAGACCGCGCTGTGGCAGCAGGTACTCAACGACGGTATCGCCGACCTGACCGCCGATGTCGACCACGATCTGCGACAACGCTTCCGCAACATCACCTTTCACACCGAACGGATCATCGATACGGGCGACCCGACGACCCACTGGGCCGAGATCGGCGCCGAACTCGAAGAGGCGGTGGCCACCGCGGTCGGCGACAACTTCGTCTGGGCCTACCAGCGCGCCGAGGCGCTGGCGGCCGACGTGGCCCGGACCTTCATGGAGGCCGGCCTGGACGCCGTCCGGATGCCCGCGATCGATGCGCGGGACATGGGCGCCGAACTCGGCGACTTCAAGTCGCTGGCCCAGCTGGAGGCCAAACCCCTGAAGCTGGGGCACAAGGTCGTCACCGGGATGCGCGGCTCCTACGGCGGAGTCCTGATGTTCGGCATGCTGACGTCGTTCGCCGGGCTGGGCATGTTCAACCCGCTGTCCCTGGGGGCCGGGTTCATCCTCGGCCGCAAGGCCTACAAGGAGGACATGGAGAACCGGATGCTGCGCGTCCGCAACGATGCCAAGACCAATGTGCGCCGGTTCGTCGACGATGTCGCCTTCGCCGTGGGCAAGGAGTCCCGTGACCGGCTCAAGGGCATCCAACGGCAGCTGCGCGACCACTACCGCGAGATCGCCAACCAGACCACGCGGTCGCTGAACGAGTCGCTGCAGGCCACCCTGGCGGCGGCCAAGGTGGAGGAGACCGAACGCACCGCCCGCGTCAAAGAACTGGAGCGGCAGGCCAACATCCTGCGGCAGGTGCTCGACCACGCGGACAAGCTCGGCGCCGAGGTGGCATCGGCTCACTAAGCTCGACGGGTCACCAGTCGGGCGAGACGAAACGGCGAACTCTGAGTACCAGCGACAACGTGCGGGCGATCCTGGGCGGCACCATCGCCGCGTACCGGGCCGACCCTGCATATCGTCAGCGGCCGGACGTGCACCTGGAGCTCGAGCGCATCGGCCGACGGCTGAACCAGCCGATCCGCATCGCGCTCGCAGGCACGCTCAAGGCGGGCAAGTCAACGCTCGTCAACGCCCTCGTCGGCGACAGCATCGCCCCGACCGACGCCACCGAGGCGACCCGCATCGTCACCTGGTTCCGGCACGGGCCCACGCCGAAGGTGACGGCCAACCACCGCGGCGGCCGCCGATCCAACGTGCCGATCGCCCGGGACCCCCGCTACGGCGGTCTGACCTTCGACTTCGCGACGCTGGATCCTGACGACGTCGCCGACCTCGACGTCGAATGGCCCGCCGCCGAACTGGCCGACGCGACGATCATCGACACCCCGGGCACGTCGTCACTCTCCCGGGATGTGTCAGCCCGCACGCTGCGGCTGCTGGTCCCCGACGACGGGGTGCCGCGGGTCGATGCCGTGGTCTTCCTGCTTCGTACACTCAACGCCCCGGATATCGCCCTGCTCAAACAGATCGGCGAGCTGGTCGGTGGATCCGCCGGTGCCCTCGGCGTGATCGGGGTGGCCTCGCGCGCCGACGAGATCGGTGCCGGCCGCATCGACGCCATGCTGTCGGCCAAGGACGTGGCGCAGCGGTTCACCTCCGAGCTGGAACGCACCGGCGTCTGCCAGGCCGTCGTCCCGGTGTCCGGGCTGCTCGCGCTGACGGCCCGCACCCTGCGGCAGAGCGAGTTCGTGGCGCTGGAGAAGCTCGCCGGGGTGGAGCCCGGTGAGCTGACGAAGGCGATGCTGTCGGTGGACCGCTTCGTCCGCGAGGACCCCGCGCTGCCGGTGGACGCCGTGACGCGCGCCGCGCTGCTGGACCGGTTCGGGATGTTCGGCCTGCGCATCTCGATCGCCGTGCTGCGGGCCGGGGTGAAGGATTCGGTGGCG includes the following:
- the iniA gene encoding isoniazid-induced dynamin-like GTPase IniA; the encoded protein is MSQPNDPKKVVLELIDHTSTIAETQQRGDLVERLARARRRVGDPQIRVVIAGQLKQGKSQLLNSLLNMPVARVGDDESTVLATVVSHGEQASARLVVARGDGDEPELIEIPTAELRNDLRRAPQAGGREVLRVEVTAPSPLLKGGLAFIDTPGVGGHGQPHLSATLGLLPDADAMLMISDTSQEFTEPEMTFMRQAVEVCPVAVIVATKTDLYPHWRQIVDANAAHLRRAGITTPVIPASSTLRSHAVALNDKELNEESNFPAIVKFLSDDVLARQQHRVRQQVVGEVRAAAEHLKLAVESGLSSLNDPHARERLTADLERRKQEAQDALQQTALWQQVLNDGIADLTADVDHDLRQRFRNITFHTERIIDTGDPTTHWAEIGAELEEAVATAVGDNFVWAYQRAEALAADVARTFMEAGLDAVRMPAIDARDMGAELGDFKSLAQLEAKPLKLGHKVVTGMRGSYGGVLMFGMLTSFAGLGMFNPLSLGAGFILGRKAYKEDMENRMLRVRNDAKTNVRRFVDDVAFAVGKESRDRLKGIQRQLRDHYREIANQTTRSLNESLQATLAAAKVEETERTARVKELERQANILRQVLDHADKLGAEVASAH
- the iniR gene encoding isoniazid response ATPase/transcriptional regulator IniR — translated: MTGTAPHRPTDLLPAAREAIALVDADPAAPTKLLVTGGIGTGKSAVLAAVRESLRSSGRPVLSRPGAAPDAAVVIDDADLLDDADLDRLAELVAQPDSTVVISAAPLVHRTALRGVAAALERENPAVALGPLPAVEVSRAATAVLGTPPSPELVRLLIAATGAIPFLLRAALPALDEGPVAVRQAARIGLIERLRRLDETLLDTLLISSLGSGLGPDDVAAALGMPSQSALAAVDRARASGLVEPSHHQNFLRAVHDAISQIVGAARHHDIEVSVLGSQLELSTLTADLALRMAEHGLRDERLASALTDLAAHSDGHPARAARLYRAAADAGAMSLHGRLADGLSGRLADALALTGDCATAGRLADDLLTSQEPAERAAAVRVAASVAMHDGSAAQAADLFRWLGPAPDAIVAAAATIAAVAVGDAAAARATAHERPAGPPTSVARAARSITEGLVMTLDQSYPAAVARLGQAINADGGHAGVLPDTPAALVTLAALHGGDPVRARSVIGRAVHTDGRPDLSDAIFVTSRHRLLLGWAQMQDGQLAAAAAAVPADSFASLHRRDALWAAALHTAIARRSGDSGAMQNHWYSAMEVLAECSADVFALLPLGELWVAAARMHKVDQVRHAVDEAFAQLATLGDPALWSVPLHWAGVHAGILANSPDAVAPHGQALTAAAAQSPFAKALAGAGRAWLRVLANHVDVTEVTAAARTLAQHGHTWDATRLAGQAALQTTDPRASQAMLQLARDLKQAVTSPEPIATAPAEEAAVAPARGLPARPASTQLSDREREVAELLLQGMPYRDIGAQLFISAKTVEHHVARIRRRLGAESRSEMLSMLRAQLGSPSGQ
- a CDS encoding Rv0340 family IniB-related protein, which gives rise to MANPLLDFVMSLVRDPDAAARYAQDPAGAIADAQLTDVTSADVQNLIPVVAESLSMSSMSSSMSSSIAAPAQHWDDLVPDPVSNVWASGAATAAFDAFDDQLPQRGVIVDDPSVPGIVDDVDPGFEVLTDVDPLDTATSLQVEAPVIDDILTAEAGLDDDWAQPIAPAETSDHGPSFDIFD
- a CDS encoding IniB N-terminal domain-containing protein; translated protein: MTTLIDFILDLFRSPASASSFVVDPDGALRDAGLPNVTAAQLASVAATAAPAGYALGGGDPVVGLQRAVADHHQLASNFASPFSPQTSYAPSFAPETNTDLLSGNNLPIASPDQAAGANAQNGAFNLGFGDITFGDKSTNTATNGGVVVDGDNDGDIVSGDGAVLGDGNTMNNGDILAGSGSNVVVGKDNEVEDNSKTAGGDLITDNDAPVLNDVDTSGGNGGGADGGGSLIGIGSGNAAGGSGGNGGGIIITDNDVNTGTQIDGNVGSDNTEDNSVNTSVQTDIATSTESSIEDNSSSYESNIGSGNETAIGSGNETSTDLFSGNVTGIETDIASDNTTDTELDAF
- a CDS encoding Hsp70 family protein, with product MTEPLGLSIGTTNLVAARVGRPPVTRRSILNLFTGQAPQVGAPAELPGRPEPGVVLSGFVDRVGDPVPLVAADGTAHRGEQVLAEALAAMARLVDGGSPVAVAVPAHWGPGTLGALRGALRNQQILAPNGVPATLIPDSTAALAALRTAPGLPAAGVVVLVDLGASGTSVSMADAGGALNEIGQTLRYPDFSGDGIDQALLDHVLAGVADTNDADTSGTAAVGPLMQLRDQCRAAKERLSAETAAVVPVDLPGYRSDVRVTRPELEQLISGQLDGLLSAIRDTLQRNAIAVESISAVATVGGGAAIPMVTQRLSEQLRAPVVTTPQSQLNIAAGAALIANQGLDNDAPTGMAVAADAPTGLSPAADTPTAMGPAADAPTALGPAAGAAAAGAAAGGALAWSQDDDSAGDPLPYTGADYTAAPAYDASSTAARPPIGFTPDGDDYQDDLAPLPWYKRPPLLFGLAAAAALLAVGGLAITLTSSDGESTTVTETASTTPSEAAPAELPPPVTTVTVGPDGVATTTVSQPPPPPPPSSTTTTTTSPTTTSSTTTTTTTTTTTTQPTTTTTRTTTTQPTTTAPPPTTTVAPPTTTAAPPPTTVDPPDPIVTTVIPDDGA
- a CDS encoding dynamin-like GTPase family protein: MSTSDNVRAILGGTIAAYRADPAYRQRPDVHLELERIGRRLNQPIRIALAGTLKAGKSTLVNALVGDSIAPTDATEATRIVTWFRHGPTPKVTANHRGGRRSNVPIARDPRYGGLTFDFATLDPDDVADLDVEWPAAELADATIIDTPGTSSLSRDVSARTLRLLVPDDGVPRVDAVVFLLRTLNAPDIALLKQIGELVGGSAGALGVIGVASRADEIGAGRIDAMLSAKDVAQRFTSELERTGVCQAVVPVSGLLALTARTLRQSEFVALEKLAGVEPGELTKAMLSVDRFVREDPALPVDAVTRAALLDRFGMFGLRISIAVLRAGVKDSVALAEELLDRSGLVALRDVIDQQFAQRSDLLKAHTALVSLRTVVQRHPVYATPRILADIDPLLADTHAFEELRLLSQLRSRPTTLNDDEMASLRRVIGGSGTDVASRLGLSAADADDGPRAAFSAAQRWRRRADHPLNDPFTARACRAAVRSAEAIVAEYARTRR